A single window of Nicotiana sylvestris chromosome 5, ASM39365v2, whole genome shotgun sequence DNA harbors:
- the LOC138868541 gene encoding uncharacterized protein — protein sequence MLKKDAATSWTEYCQKAFEKIKEYLSTPPVLVLPKLGRPLLLYLSVLDGAFGYVLGQHDKTWRKEQDIYYLSKKFTPYEAWYSLLECTCWKLAKWQILLSEFGIVYVTQKAIKGQALADHLAENPVGGENEPLKTYFPDEKVPFVGENITEPYDGWRMFFDRAAKFKGVGIGAILVSETGQHCPVSQNIGFRAPIIWQNIRLAS from the exons atgTTAAAGAAGGATGCCGCAACAAGTTGGACTGAATattgccaaaaagcttttgaaaaaatcaaggaatatttgtccacaccaccagtcctgGTCCTGCCGAAACTTGGGAGACCCCTGCTACTCTATTTGTCCGtactagatggagctttcggttatGTCTTGGGACAACACGACAAGACATGGAGAAAAGAGCAGGACATATACtatctgagtaagaagttcacaccctatgaaGCATGGTATTCTTTGCTGGAATGCACCTGCT GGAAactagcaaaatggcagatactgttgagtgaatttggtaTTGtatatgtaactcagaaggcaatcaaaggacaggcattagcagatcatctTGCAGAAAATCCTGTAGGAGGAGAAAACGAACcactaaaaacatattttcctgatgaaaaagTACCATTTGTAGGAGAAAATATCACCGAACCttacgacggttggagaatgttcttcgataggGCTGCGAAattcaaaggagtgggtattggagccATTTTAGTGTCAGAGACAGGTCAACATTGCCCAGTATCCCAAAACATAGGTTtccgtgcaccaataatatggcagaatataaggcttgcatcttag